A genomic stretch from Sulfurovum riftiae includes:
- the serS gene encoding serine--tRNA ligase: MINLKYLQNNFEEASAKLQKKGVDSATLEHLQTLFKSLKEANAKLESAKAEQNSMSKLFGQYMREGKDITELKAKVDANKEAMVPLQEEAREAEEALYAVALAIPNFPDDSVPQGTDEEDNVELRKVLEPKMFDFEPKEHWALAEKNGWIDFERGVKLAKSRFSVLRGEAARLERALINFFLDTNAQKGFEELCVPFLNNAQMLQGTGQLPKFGDDLFKIEDEDLYLIPTAEVPLTNMYNDEILSEQELPVLMTGYTPCFRKEAGSAGRDTRGMIRQHQFDKVEMVAIAHPDRSDEVFEMMVQNASDILTALGLPHRVVELCGGDLGFSAARTIDLEVWLPGQNKYREISSISNTRDFQARRAKIRFKDGKKNRLVHTLNGSALAVGRTLIAIMENYQNEDGSIEIPIVLKKYI, encoded by the coding sequence CATCTCCAAACGCTTTTTAAATCCCTCAAAGAGGCCAATGCAAAACTCGAGTCGGCAAAAGCTGAGCAAAACAGTATGTCCAAACTCTTTGGTCAGTACATGCGTGAAGGCAAAGATATTACCGAGCTTAAAGCCAAAGTGGATGCGAACAAAGAGGCGATGGTCCCTCTGCAGGAGGAGGCCAGAGAGGCTGAAGAGGCACTCTATGCCGTGGCACTTGCCATACCGAATTTCCCGGATGATTCCGTTCCACAGGGTACAGATGAAGAAGATAACGTGGAATTGCGAAAAGTACTTGAACCCAAAATGTTCGACTTTGAACCCAAAGAACACTGGGCCCTGGCCGAGAAGAACGGATGGATAGACTTCGAACGTGGTGTGAAACTTGCCAAGAGCCGTTTTTCCGTATTGCGTGGAGAGGCTGCAAGGCTCGAAAGGGCCCTCATAAACTTCTTTCTCGATACCAATGCCCAAAAAGGCTTTGAAGAGCTCTGTGTGCCGTTCCTGAACAATGCACAGATGCTTCAGGGAACAGGACAGCTGCCTAAATTCGGAGACGATCTTTTCAAGATAGAGGATGAGGATCTTTACCTCATTCCTACAGCGGAAGTGCCGCTGACCAATATGTATAACGATGAGATCCTCTCGGAGCAGGAACTTCCGGTACTCATGACAGGCTATACACCTTGTTTCAGAAAAGAGGCAGGTTCCGCAGGCCGTGATACCAGAGGTATGATACGACAGCACCAGTTCGACAAAGTGGAGATGGTTGCTATCGCCCACCCGGACAGGAGTGATGAGGTCTTTGAGATGATGGTACAGAATGCATCCGACATTCTGACCGCATTGGGCCTGCCGCACAGGGTGGTCGAGCTTTGCGGTGGAGACCTCGGTTTCTCAGCTGCCAGGACCATCGATCTTGAGGTATGGCTCCCCGGCCAGAACAAGTACCGTGAGATCTCTTCGATCTCCAATACGAGGGATTTTCAGGCAAGACGCGCAAAGATCCGATTCAAAGACGGAAAGAAGAACAGGCTGGTCCATACACTGAACGGTTCTGCTTTGGCAGTAGGCCGTACACTTATCGCTATTATGGAGAATTATCAGAATGAGGATGGGAGCATAGAGATCCCGATCGTCTTGAAGAAATATATATGA